The window gcagaggacgccgccgtccgtgGCGAccatgttgttgatgatgacaTTGCGGgccttgccgttgccgctgcAGTTGCCGCAGCTCCGGACGACCTTGCCGTAGTCGTTGGCGTAGaagttgttgatgttgacgGTCCCGAACCCGTTGAACTGGATGATCTTGTCGGAGGCCttgaaggcgccgccgccgttaACGTACGAGTTTCCGCTGGGCTGCTTCAGGGTGCTGGGAAGGGGGTtagacgacgacaacgataTCTCACGTGCATGCATGAGATAGCTTACAGGGCATCCTCGCAAACATCCTCCCACCAGACGTTGTTACTTCATAAAGGGTTAGTGAGGAGTCTCATGGAGCGGTCACGATATCAGCTTACAGAGTGCTGCGGTTTGTTAGCTAATCATATTTGTACGTTAAGGTATCATCCAACTTACCACTGGCCCTTGCAATGGACGCCTTCGGCCTGGTCAGGTCCAATGATGACGTTTGAGAGAGTAGCACCGTCCTCAAGAACGAACATGGCATCCGCCTCGCCGGTctcgtcctgctcggcgCAAACCCTGGCTACAGGGGGATGTCAGCACTCTCGGCGACCGATATCTTCTCGGGGAAAAAGAGGGTTTTGAACATACGGCTTCGGTCGAACTTCTTCAAGCCTCCATCGTACGACTGCCCAGCAGAGACCGTGATGGCTTTGCTGGTGGAGGTGGCCCCGGAAGACTTCgggagggtggtggtgacaCCGGTCGGAGGGGTGacaacggcaccgccgccctgTGTGCTGGTGGGCTTGCTTGTGGTGGTAGTCTTGAGAGTCGTGCTCGGGGAGCTACCACCGCCTGCTGCACCGCTGTAGTGGCAAGTGCATTCGGCAGAGAGGAGGCTGGGCTTGTTGGAGCAGTTCGTAGCCCAGGCCGGAAGagcggtggtggcggtgacgGTGCTTCTGGTGAAGGTGGCGCAGAAGGTAGAAGCCGCGGCGTTGGACTTGATGTAGCTAGCGCAGGCGTTGGAGTTGGCGTTCAAGCAGCCAAGAGCTGTAGGtagaagggcaaggagatAGTATTGGTGCATTTTTGCGGTGTCCGGGAACAAGGAGCTGGGAGTCTTGGCCTGATGATGTGATACTGGGGGCTTGAAGATCTTGGTCGAACTGGGGATATGTCGTTATTCTTATAGTTTCTCTCGAGTCCTattttctttcctttcatcttCACAACAGGAGCATATGTCTACTCCGTGTACGAATGGGCCATGATCCGTTACCTTCAACTTCACGGGCCGCTCCATGGAGGAACCGGTTTTCCCGTTCGAAATTCCACCAGTGGTGAGCTATGGAGTCCCATCCACCACTGAGCCTGGATTGAGTCTGTGAATCAAAGTACCACCCAACCGCTTCTCGCCCGTTGTCACGTCCTAGGGCATCTGTTTTGACGCAGGGGGTTGTCACCGGGACGCACCCGAATGCACCCCACAGATCCGGCTGCACTGCATTCACTAAGGAAAGCTTGGGCGGTAGAGCTCGTTTGCCCAACGAGCTTGAGACGGCTGACGCCCACGTGGAGGCAATATAACAGGATTCCCCCATTTGTGGAAAATGAATCTTGCCAGGCGGCCCGACCTTCACATTACCTTCCGTATGTAGGCTGTCAAGATAGCGACTCCTCTCATGTCTGGAATATTGGATgccgggaggggggcggTTCGTCCTTAATCAACAAGAATCGATAGATTAATCGCTGATAGCTAGGGAATCAAGAGTATCGCCAGGTAATTCAATAACTTTCTCTATACCAAAGGCGGTCGATCCGGCATGAAGGACTAGTTGCCTACATGTAGCCAAGAGGCCTGCCAGCACTGCAGCCGAACGCCTCCGCAGAGCCCTGTGACTCGACCGGCATTTCGATAACAATCAATCCCACTTCATTCATGAATAGCCAAGCATCTGTCGATCAAGTGGATGGAAACAATTTTCTTCATGGCACATCAGCATCGCAAAAGCCACCAATAACACGGGCTGCTTCGACCGGGGGGGCCAAGCCAACCCCAGACAATGTCCGCCACTGTAAGCAACTAGACGCGGGGTGCAGAGCTCCGAGAAATTTCGAGACGCTGAtagcggggggggggggtgtaCTTATCGACTGTTTGTTTTTGATTGTTGtttgtgtgcgtgtgtgaAAGAGAATGAGAGATAAAGAAAGAGAGCGTCTGCTGATTTAGTCGAGGCACGTGGCCACGGATGTAAGCCACTGGTTGTCTGGACCCGATTTCCACCGCTTGGTCATAAGACATACCCATCCAATGGTATGGGTTGGTGTGCTTGGAAAGCCTTCTCAGCAtatcaaaaaaaaaagaaaaaaaaaaaaaaagaaagaaagaaagaaagaaagaaagaaagaagaggtAGCCGAACACTTCTTTTTGCCGTTGTATTAACGTAACATGCCAAACGATTTGCCGAGTAAGGAACCAGGAAATGACTGGGATGCAAAACTGCTTCTCAAGACCTGTGTGA is drawn from Colletotrichum destructivum chromosome 6, complete sequence and contains these coding sequences:
- a CDS encoding Putative pectate lyase PlyH/PlyE, pectin lyase/virulence factor; translation: MHQYYLLALLPTALGCLNANSNACASYIKSNAAASTFCATFTRSTVTATTALPAWATNCSNKPSLLSAECTCHYSGAAGGGSSPSTTLKTTTTSKPTSTQGGGAVVTPPTGVTTTLPKSSGATSTSKAITVSAGQSYDGGLKKFDRSPRVCAEQDETGEADAMFVLEDGATLSNVIIGPDQAEGVHCKGQCNNVWWEDVCEDALTLKQPSGNSYVNGGGAFKASDKIIQFNGFGTVNINNFYANDYGKVVRSCGNCSGNGKARNVIINNMVATDGGVLCGINTNYGDTCWVTNSCQDSNKICDRYTGNNNGAEPPKIGSGPDGTYCKATGFTTAC